The Clarias gariepinus isolate MV-2021 ecotype Netherlands chromosome 24, CGAR_prim_01v2, whole genome shotgun sequence region atgatttaaataaaagttgttaaaaactgcttagtgaaaaaaaaaagaatgaaaaaaaagaaagaaaaaagaaggaaggaaataaagaaggaaggaagaaactTAGCTCAATTACTGTAAACCTCGAATTTCCCAAGATGGCACTTTCCTTTTATCCGGTTAATATGTAATTTTCACTTCAAACCATGGCTGTAGTATACTTTTGGAAGTCATTTGAATATACAAATGAACTGCGTTTAGTTACTCATGCAACACTTTAAAGGCAGACTACATGCACCTTTTAAGATCCAACCTTCAGAAAACACTTGTCATTTTacattattgaaacaaaaaccctCCAGTCACAAACTAGACTATAACATGTAGGGAAGGTGATCTGCATTATGgagaatgtattttattaattgatttttgtTAGAAAAACAGGAACCGATTAGCCACTTTGTAAGAACCAGTATCAAGTAGCAAGCCAGCAGTAAACTTATggcctacagtacatgatgcacaaaaaaaggaaggaaatggGTAACCACAAGGTTAAAGCAACCGCATATTTTTCCAACTACCAAAAATGCAGGTGGAAATTTGCTCAGGTAATTAGAAGAAGCTTGAATGCTACAATGTGTAtttaagaaggaaaaaaaaacttcaaagtacgaaaataataatttataacaaCGCCAAAGCAAAAGTGTTTCAGACACTGAGAAATTATGaaaggtttttattaatattgacaATTCTGTCATTTATTTAGAACACGAAATTACAGACCAGCGGTAACATTATGATCTCATAATATTGCATAGTGCAACCAGTGTGTCTGACACATTTTCATGGAAAAACAGCATTACCCTTTTTAGGAATTTGAGCTAACTCTTCTACAGAAATGAGCCAGTCTTCATTCCCCACGTCCATCAGTAAACCTTGCGCATCCATGaacctgtcaccagttcactggttttcctccCTTGGAACACTTAAAGTAAGTCCTGACTAGTGCAGAACAGAAACATCCAACAAGgtgttgctctgacccagtcttccaaccatcacaatttggccctcaTCAAAGTCAATCAAATCCAAATGCTTGTCCATTTTTTGAGATTGTATTGAGATATTGTAACAGTAGCTACagtgacaagggccaaattgtgattgtaaactaaaatgttttgtaataggcgaatacagtatgtgtgtctgtagaCAATGATTCAGCTGGCAAGAAAtctgttttcctctttttgccATTCAACTCTTATGCATATGAGCATGATTTACTCCATGGTAACTCAAAGGTGTTTCACAAAATCCAGTAAAGTTAATTTAGGAAGTAATAAAGCAGACCATATTGTACCATTTCAGTACACGCAGAATCAGTATTATAGACAGGGACCTTTAGATGCTGTAGAACACCAAATGCAAtaatattttggatgctttTATAACACATATGTATTGTACGTCTTTCATTTCAGTTTTCTTGTAAGAAGACTCTGGTTTGGATCAGCACCAGTTATTGAGCTATGGAGATGCATTATCACATCAATAGCTCCTTGTTCAGTAAACCTGGTTCTGTGGACAACAAGACGGTGTACGAGATATGCAGCCACATTCCAGAGGTCATCATTTTCTACATAGGCATGCAGATTTGTAACATGGTCGTGGGGCTCCCGGCAAACCTCATGGTCCTGTGGCTGATCCGCCACAACAAAAGAGACACGTCCACATCAGACATCTTCATCTGGCATCTGGCTGTGCTGGACATCTTCTTCTGCCTTATAACTCCACTGGAGATTGCCAACCTGCTGTACCTGACCACCAGCAGCACCTGGTATGTGCTGCGCTTCTTTTACGGCGTCAAAGACCTTTCGGCACTCTTCCTGGCCTGCATCGCTCTGGACCGTTACATGGCCGTGCGCCATCCAATTATTTTTTCCAAGCTGAAGGACCGGCCCCATCGTCCTGTTTGTGCCATTGTTATGTGGTTCGTCATTTTGGTGCACGGCATACTAAAGTGTCTGAACACCATCCCCAACTTTGATAAAGTATTCACGGTCATGATCCTGGCCACATTTGCATTCATGGTTTTCTTCAACATCTCCATCCTGTGCGCCCTGCGCCAATCCGGTCCAGGCAGGGACGACATGCATCCGGTCAAGAAAAGAGCTTTTAAGATGGTGCTCATTATTTTAGCTATCATAGTCTTTAACTACTTACCTCCCGTAGCGCTCTTCCCATTTAAGGCGTATTTCGCTCCAGATAAGTTTAAATGTTATGTCCATTACATAGCTTTTGGCTTCCTGAACATCAGCAGCAGCATTCAGCCTGTCTTGTACCTGTCGAATAAGAAACCACAATGTCCAGGGTGGTGTAGTGAGTGCTGCAGCACTAAAGAGAAAGAGACTATAACAACAAATGAGTTATCTACAGTGTGCACTACTTATAAATAGATGGTTCaagggagggaaaaaacaatGACATTCCACATTTGAGTACAAGTTTTACATATTCCACAACCAAAAACTTGTGAAGATACATTATAGTTTCAACTTGATGTAAATCCTATTTGATAAGAAAAGGTATGAATTCTTAAGTAAACAAATAATTCAATGTCTTAGACTGTGTAAAAAGAACCGGGCGATCTCTCCATGACGTCACCCATAGGTTTTCTGAATTGTGGTTTTAAAGCTCAGTTCAGAAGCTCTGATCGTCACCAGCTTGGCAGGAGCAGACTCCGCCTAACCCCGGGTAATT contains the following coding sequences:
- the LOC128511783 gene encoding proteinase-activated receptor 3-like, with product MEMHYHINSSLFSKPGSVDNKTVYEICSHIPEVIIFYIGMQICNMVVGLPANLMVLWLIRHNKRDTSTSDIFIWHLAVLDIFFCLITPLEIANLLYLTTSSTWYVLRFFYGVKDLSALFLACIALDRYMAVRHPIIFSKLKDRPHRPVCAIVMWFVILVHGILKCLNTIPNFDKVFTVMILATFAFMVFFNISILCALRQSGPGRDDMHPVKKRAFKMVLIILAIIVFNYLPPVALFPFKAYFAPDKFKCYVHYIAFGFLNISSSIQPVLYLSNKKPQCPGWCSECCSTKEKETITTNELSTVCTTYK